The sequence ACTCTCCAGTTCCTATCGGAGTGCTTCCTCCACACTCTATCTCCGGCGCCCGAGCCTCGCCGCCACGCAGAATCCTCACTTGATGAGGCTTCTAACCGCCCTAACTACGGACTCGCTGTCCTCCGCCTCGTTGCTGAGTCCTCCATCGATGAACAGATCCGCCAAGCTGCCGCCGTCAACTTCAAGAACCACCTCCGCGGTCGGTGGTCCCCCTCCCCTTCCGACGACGGAGGGGCCCCCGCTGTCACCCCAATACTCGACCCCGAGAAGGAGCAGATCAAATCCCTAATCGTCCCGCTGATGCTCTCCGCCACACCGAAGATTCAGAGCCAGCTCAGCGAAGCCCTCGCTGTAATCGGGAAGCATGATTTTCCCAAATCGTGGCCCGCGCTGCTACCTGAGCTCGTGTCCAATCTTCAGAAAGCTTCGCAGGCTTCTGATTACACCTCCATTAACGGTATTCTCGGCACTGCCAATTCTATTTTCAAGAAGTTTCGTTTTCAGTATAAGACCAATGATCTCTTGCTTGATTTGAAGTATTGTCTCGATAATTTTGCTGCCCCTTTACTTGAGATTTTCCTCAAAACTGCTTCTCTGATTGATGCTGCTGCGAGTTCTGGAGGAAATGCTGCGACCCTGCGACCCCTCTTTGAGTCGCAGAGGTTGTGTTGTaggatatttttttctttaaatttccagGAGCTCCCTGAATTTTTCGAGGATCATATGAAGGAGTGGATGACTGAGTTTAGGAAATATCTTACCACTAGTTATCCTGCTCTTGAGGGTAGTGGCAATGATGGTGTTGCGGTTGTTGATGAACTTAGGGCTGCTGTTTGTGAGAACATTAATCTTTATATGGAGAAGAATGAGGAGGAGTTCCAAGGATACTTGAATGAGTTTGCTCTTGCTGTGTGGACTTTGCTGGGAAATGTGTCCCAGTCGTCTAGCCGCGATCAGCTTGCCATCACTGCAATCAAGTTTTTGACCACTGTTAGCACCAGTGTTCATCACACCTTGTTTGCCAGTGAAGGAGTTGTGCCGCAGATTTGCCAGTGTATTGTGATCCCGAATGTAAGATTGAGGGATGATGACGAGGAACTGTTTGAGATGAATTACATTGAGTTTATTAGGAGAGATATGGAAGGTAGTGATCTTGATACCAGGAGGAGGATTGCTTGTGAGCTACTTAAGGGGATTGCCACACATTATGGGGATGTTGTCAGAAGCATTGTCTCTGCGCAAATACAAAATTTATTAAGTTCCTTTGCTGCTAACCCCACAGAAAATTGGAAGGATAAGGATTGTGCTATATACTTGGTAGTTTCTCTTGCAACCAAGAAGGCTGGAACTAGTTATGTGTCCACTGACCTTGTTGATGTTCAGAGCTTTTTTGAATCCGTTATTGTCCCTGAGCTGCAGAGTCCAGACGTGAATGGGTTTCCTATGCTTAAGGCAGGTGCACTCAAATTTTTTACTATGTTCCGCAGTCAAATATCAAAGCAAGTAGCATTGAAGTTTTTCCCAGATTTGGTTCGTTTTCTTGCTTCAGAGTCAAATGTTGTTCATTCTTATGCTGCAAGTTGTATTGAAAAACTCTTGTTGGTAAAGGATGAGGTGAGTAGACCACGCTATACAGCCGGAGATATCAATCCGATTTTCCCAATGCTGATGAACAATCTTTTCAGTGCATTGAAGCTACCAGAGTCTGAGGAGAATCAATATGTAATGAAATGCATTATGCGGGTTCTTGGGGTTGCAGATATATCTGCTGAGGTTGCTCGAGTTTGCATTGAGGGGTTAGCTTTTATTCTTGGTGAAGTTtgcaaaaatcctaaaaaccccatCTTTAACCATTATCTCTTTGAATCAGTTGCTATTCTTGTGAAGCGGGCTAGCGAGAGAGACCCATCTCTTGTATCTGTCTTTGAGGCGAGCCTTTTCCCTAGGCTTGAAATAATTTTATCCAATGATGTAACTGAGTTTTTCCCATACACATTCCAATTGCTTGCTCAGCTTGTTGAGTTAAACAGGCCTCCAATTCCACCAATCTACATGCAGATATTTGAGATCCTTTTGTCACCTGATTCTTGGAAGAGAGCTCCGAATGTTCCTGCCCTTGTGCGTCTACTCCAGGCCTTCCTTCAAAAGGCACCAAATGAAATCAATCAAGGTGATAGACTGACTAAAGTTCTTGGCATATTTGATACACTTATACAATCTTCTAGCACATCTGAGCAAGGATTTTATGTGCTCAATACTGTCATTGAGAGTCTTGAGTATAATGTTATACAGCCTTATATTTCCCATGTTTGGGCTGCTCTTTTCAGAGAGCTCCAACGAAGGCGGACAGTAAAACTTATCAAGTCCCTTTTAATATTCATGTCACTTTTCCTGATAAAACACGGGCCCTCAAATCTTGTTGAAACCATGAATCTTGTCCAGCCTAATATATTTAATGTGATTTTGAGCCAGTTCTGGATACCTAATCTCAAGTTAATCACTGGTTCTATTGAGCTCAAGTTGACTGCTGTTGCTTCAACAAGGCTCATTTGTGAGTCTCCAGTCCTGTTGGATCCTGCTGCTGCTGAATCATGGGGTAAAATGGTGGACAGCATTGTCACTCTTCTCTCACGACCAGAACAAGATAGGGCTGAGGAGGAACCTGATATGCCAGATATTACAGAAAATGTGGGTTATACTGCCACATTTGTTCGTCTTTACAATGCTGGGAAGAAGGAAGAGGATCCACTAAAAGATATAAGAGATCCTAGAGAATTTTTTGTTGCTTCAATATCTCGACTTTCTGCACTTTCTCCTGGGAGGTACCCCAAGGTCATAAATGAAACTGTTGATCCAACAAATCAAGCAGCTCTACTTCAGCTTTGCAACAGCTACAATCTCACAATAGTTTGAGTATGTACTTGAGTTACCTTCCCTTTATTATGATATGCGGTGTTTGCTTTTGGTGAATTTTCTgcaaatagaattaaaaaaaaaatatccctGATGACTAATATTGTTTAGTTTAAAGAAATGCTTGTGATACTTGTTATATTTGTTATTCTTCTTGATTCATTTTGTCTGTGTATTACAGTAGATATCTTTGTCCTTTGGTTTGGTGGATATTGGTAGTTCACTTGTGTCATAATAACATGAATTTTTGTTGGTAAGAATGATGGGTATTCAGACAAAATTTACTCTCATTTACATGTTATTCTAACGTAGTATCTTGAAGTCTACTTGAATGAGTGTGACACAGTATAAGTGTGACACAGGATTGAGTCCAGGTTGGTGTATAGGAGAATAGGAGATGTTTATTTAAAAGTTAAAAACATAACTCATTTTCATAAGTTAAAGTTAGGTCAAAGATCAAACAAATGACTTGGAAACTCTCATGACCTCTTGTACTAGCAGTAGAGAATTTATTTCTAAAGcaaaataataaaaacaggaTGGTCTTATACCCTCTTAATTGAAAGTGAACGCATGGATAGAAGTCAAAATGGTGTTGGATGGATGGAGCTTTTTATTTGTTCACTTGTTTTATGGAAGGTGGAAAACCATTTTTGAACTGACATTTATGCTATGGGGTTGAGTCCAGGTTGCCGTGTAATGGCTAAGTGAGTATCAATTTGCAAAATAAGTAAATAATTTTCATTCTTCATTTTCTGTTGCTATAAACTAAAACATGTCATAATCTGTATGTAACAACTAGTGACGCATCATTTTCCTCAACTTTATTGTACTTTTTGTTCTTCAGTTTCCAATTTGGTTGATAAGTAGTCGTAATAACTACAAACTCTACAAGTACTAGGTCTAACTAACAATGCATTCCTTCTACTACTCAGGATCTTATTCTATGCCGGAATGATGTGCGCAAGTACTATCTGGTTACCGAGAGTCTACTGCTATATTTGTGGAGTAGCTAGGGGAAATTGCTACATAGGTTTTGATGAATTTATCAGCATCCGTTTTTGCCGCACCAATGATCATATGCGGTAGTCTACCAGGCTTTTTCTAATACAGTCCTAGGGTGAATTCATGAGCATTAAGAATGTCCTTGTAGTAACATGTGCTGTATCGGTGTTTTGGGTTTGTGGTGTACAACAATGAAtgctcccttttttttttcttgcagTTATATTGTTCTGCTGCATGTGAGCAAATTGGGACAAATTATTGCGGTCATTTTTGTGTAAACCTTAATGTTAAAGCAAATTTTGTGTaggtatttttataattattcttCAATTCGTTACGCATCTTTGATATCTCTTACTCATTTGTGAAATGCGATTTCTGTTGAATCAACAATCGTTTCCGGGGTTCCAACGACAACACTTCCCGAATTGTGAACTGGCCTGGGTTCATTAAAGTTTGCATTACGTAGTTGGTTAAAAATGAATCGAGTGGAATAGACAATATTAAAACTTTATAAGTTCCATCTATTTTGGGT is a genomic window of Arachis ipaensis cultivar K30076 chromosome B06, Araip1.1, whole genome shotgun sequence containing:
- the LOC107645687 gene encoding exportin-2: MEWNPQTLQFLSECFLHTLSPAPEPRRHAESSLDEASNRPNYGLAVLRLVAESSIDEQIRQAAAVNFKNHLRGRWSPSPSDDGGAPAVTPILDPEKEQIKSLIVPLMLSATPKIQSQLSEALAVIGKHDFPKSWPALLPELVSNLQKASQASDYTSINGILGTANSIFKKFRFQYKTNDLLLDLKYCLDNFAAPLLEIFLKTASLIDAAASSGGNAATLRPLFESQRLCCRIFFSLNFQELPEFFEDHMKEWMTEFRKYLTTSYPALEGSGNDGVAVVDELRAAVCENINLYMEKNEEEFQGYLNEFALAVWTLLGNVSQSSSRDQLAITAIKFLTTVSTSVHHTLFASEGVVPQICQCIVIPNVRLRDDDEELFEMNYIEFIRRDMEGSDLDTRRRIACELLKGIATHYGDVVRSIVSAQIQNLLSSFAANPTENWKDKDCAIYLVVSLATKKAGTSYVSTDLVDVQSFFESVIVPELQSPDVNGFPMLKAGALKFFTMFRSQISKQVALKFFPDLVRFLASESNVVHSYAASCIEKLLLVKDEVSRPRYTAGDINPIFPMLMNNLFSALKLPESEENQYVMKCIMRVLGVADISAEVARVCIEGLAFILGEVCKNPKNPIFNHYLFESVAILVKRASERDPSLVSVFEASLFPRLEIILSNDVTEFFPYTFQLLAQLVELNRPPIPPIYMQIFEILLSPDSWKRAPNVPALVRLLQAFLQKAPNEINQGDRLTKVLGIFDTLIQSSSTSEQGFYVLNTVIESLEYNVIQPYISHVWAALFRELQRRRTVKLIKSLLIFMSLFLIKHGPSNLVETMNLVQPNIFNVILSQFWIPNLKLITGSIELKLTAVASTRLICESPVLLDPAAAESWGKMVDSIVTLLSRPEQDRAEEEPDMPDITENVGYTATFVRLYNAGKKEEDPLKDIRDPREFFVASISRLSALSPGRYPKVINETVDPTNQAALLQLCNSYNLTIV